A window of the Trichoderma asperellum chromosome 6, complete sequence genome harbors these coding sequences:
- a CDS encoding uncharacterized protein (SECRETED:SignalP(1-26)~CAZy:GT32) produces MLNPRRAFIAAAFLLTVFFLVSRSHTSSGPSAPSSSEKHDTETEAAAAAAAAASQQRAVPPPPPQKPMIDMSGMSTYEKLDYTYSYDIESKFPAYIWQTWKHTPGDGEFEFREQEASWSIEHPGFIHEVITDSVAATLLQLLYASIPEVLETYHALPLPVLKADFFRYLILYARGGIYSDIDTYAIRSALEWIPAQIPKETVGLVIGIEADPDRADWADWYSRRIQFCQWTIQAKPGHPVLRDIISRITNSTLALKKAGKLSSFKGNNVVDLTGPAVWTDTIMDYFNDERFFDMEHSKGKIDYRNFTGMETSKRVGDVVVLPITSFSPGVGQMGAKDYDDPMAFVKHDFEGTWKPESERHIGEVQQELGGLVEDGQQQ; encoded by the exons ATGCTGAATCCACGCCGCGCCTTCATTGCTGCGGCATTCCTGTTAACCGTCTTTTTCCTCGTCTCCCGATCACACACTTCTTCCGGCCCTAGCGCTCCCAGCTCATCCGAGAAGCATGACACAGAGACAGAggccgcagcggcagcggctgcagccgccAGCCAGCAACGAGCGGtcccgccgcctcctccgcagAAGCCCATGATTGACATGTCGGGCATGTCTACATACGAGAAGCTCGACTACACATATTCCTACGACATCGAATCCAAGTTCCCCGCCTACATCTGGCAAACATGGAAGCACACTCCCGGCGATGGCGAGTTCGAGTTCCGCGAGCAGGAGGCTTCGTGGTCAATTGAGCACCCAGGCTTCATCCACGAGGTCATCACCGACTCTGTTGCCGCCActctgctccagctgctgtATGCGAGCATCCCCGAGGTGCTGGAGACATATCACGCTCTGCCATTGCCCGTCCTCAAGGCCGACTTCTTCCGCTACCTCATTCTGTACGCGCGCGGCGGCATCTACTCTGACATTGATACCTACGCTATACGCAGTGCCCTTGAATGGATTCCCGCGCAGATTCCCAAGGAGACTGTTGGCTTGGTTATTGGCATCGAGGCGGACCCCGATCGCGCCGATTGGGCTGACTGGTACAGCCGTCGCATCCAATTCTGCCAATGGACCATCCAAGCCAAGCCCGGCCATCCCGTGCTGCGCGACATCATTAGCCGGATTACCAACTCGACGCTGGCTTTGAAGAAGGCCGGCAAGCTCTCGAGCTTCAAGGGCAACAACGTTGTGGACTTGACTGGACCAGCCGTCTGGACGGACACCATCATGGACTACTTCAACGACGAGCGCTTCTTCGATATGGAGCATAGCAAGGGCAAGATTGACTATCGCAACTTTACTGGCATGGAGACGAGCAAGCGCGTTGGAGACGTTGTGGTTCTGCCCATCACAAGCTTCTCGCCTGGTGTTGGCCAGATGGGTGCTAAGGATTATGATGATCCTATGGCGTTTGTAAAACACGATTTTGAGG GAACATGGAAGCCCGAAAGCGAAAGACACATTGGCGAAGTCCAACAGGAGCTTGGCGGATTGGTGGAAGACGGACAGCAACAATAA
- a CDS encoding uncharacterized protein (EggNog:ENOG41) codes for MGETAEKAACRTAGDRPGLDAEYYHLGDLHRPVSTNSPIAQTWFNRGLIWCYGFNHEEAAKCFERAIAHDPGCAMAYWGLAYSLGPNYNKPWDLFGRREIQNAAGRTHHAIEKAKACADSATPVERALVDALRYRYPRADAPTKTDRPIWNREYADAMASVAAQFPDDLDVATLYADSMMNLTPWALWDIRTGNPASDARTLEVKRVLDRGMSLEGGNRHPGLLHLYIHLMEMSNTPEAAMPAANNLRGLVPDSGHLNHMPSHLDILVGDYSRAVVANSDAVRADEKFLKREGPMNFYTLYRSHDYHFRLYSAMFSGQSKVALETVEQLEASFSEELLRVETPPMADWLEAFLAMRVHVLIRFGRWKDILALKIPEDQDLYCVTTALTHYAKGMAFAALGQVDEAREQRQLFAESVPRVKPSRTLFNNKCIDILCVAEAMLDGEIEYRSANYHAAFAHLRESIVRYDGLPFDEPWGWMQPARHAYGALLLEQGHVSKALSVYSADLGIDDSLPRVHRHPNNVWSLHGYHECLVKLGRIAEAKEVEGPLRKAMAVADVPITSSCFCRLRTAKI; via the coding sequence ATGGGAGAGACGGCAGAGAAAGCGGCTTGCAGAACGGCTGGCGACAGACCAGGCCTGGACGCCGAATACTACCATCTCGGCGACCTGCATCGCCCAGTTTCCACCAACAGTCCCATCGCCCAGACATGGTTCAACCGAGGCCTCATCTGGTGCTACGGCTTCAACCACGAAGAGGCGGCAAAATGCTTCGAACGCGCCATTGCCCACGACCCCGGCTGCGCCATGGCCTACTGGGGCCTCGCATACTCCCTGGGGCCAAACTACAACAAGCCGTGGGACCTGTTTGGCCGGAGAGAGATTCAAAACGCTGCCGGCCGAACGCATCACGCCATcgaaaaggccaaggcctGCGCCGATTCTGCGACGCCCGTTGAAAGAGCTCTGGTTGACGCTCTTCGGTACAGATATCCAAGGGCCGACGCGCCAACCAAGACTGACCGCCCGATATGGAATCGAGAATACGCCGATGCCATGGCTTCGGTTGCGGCCCAGTTTCCCGACGACCTGGACGTTGCCACCTTGTACGCCGATTCCATGATGAACCTCACGCCCTGGGCGCTATGGGACATCCGGACCGGCAATCCAGCCTCGGATGCCCGCACACTGGAAGTGAAGCGAGTCCTGGACCGTGGCATGTCTCTCGAGGGCGGCAACCGACATCCCGGCCTGCTCCATCTGTACATCCACCTCATGGAAATGTCCAACACGCCAGAGGCAGCCATGCCGGCAGCCAACAACCTTCGTGGCCTCGTCCCAGACTCGGGCCACCTCAACCACATGCCCAGCCATCTGGACATTCTCGTAGGCGACTACTCCAGAGCCGTCGTCGCCAACTCGGATGCCGTCCGCGCAGACGAAAAGTTTCTGAAGCGTGAAGGCCCCATGAACTTTTACACGCTCTATCGAAGTCACGATTATCACTTCCGCTTATACTCTGCCATGTTCTCGGGCCAGTCCAAGGTGGCCCTCGAGACGGTAGAGCAGCTCGAGGCAAGCTTCTCAGAGGAGCTTCTCCGCGTCGAGACGCCGCCCATGGCAGACTGGCTGGAGGCATTCCTCGCCATGCGCGTACACGTCCTCATCCGCTTCGGCAGGTGGAAAGACATCCTGGCGCTGAAGATACCCGAAGACCAGGATCTCTACTGCGTGACAACGGCTCTGACACACTATGCAAAGGGCATGGCCTTTGCAGCATTAGGTCAGGTAGATGAAGCCCGCGAGCAGCGCCAGCTATTCGCCGAGTCTGTTCCCCGCGTCAAGCCCAGTCGCACCCTCTTCAACAACAAATGCATCGACATCCTCTGCGTCGCAGAAGCCATGCTCGACGGCGAAATCGAATATCGGTCTGCCAATTACCACGCCGCCTTTGCCCATCTCCGCGAATCCATTGTCAGATACGACGGTCTCCCCTTTGACGAGCCCTGGGGTTGGATGCAGCCTGCGAGACATGCCTATGGCGCACTTCTCCTCGAGCAGGGCCATGTCAGCAAAGCACTCAGTGTATACAGCGCAGATCTGGGCATTGACGATTCTTTACCGCGGGTTCATCGCCACCCGAATAACGTCTGGTCACTGCACGGCTATCATGAGTGTCTGGTGAAACTGGGCAGGATAGCAGAGGCGAAGGAAGTGGAGGGCCCGTTGAGGAAAGCCATGGCTGTGGCCGATGTGCCTATTACGTCTTCGTGCTTTTGTAGATTAAGGACGGCCAAGATATGA
- a CDS encoding uncharacterized protein (TransMembrane:7 (o122-143i164-182o202-224i236-254o260-279i291-315o366-387i)), whose translation MGDSNGLATKAAGEKPAASSSTAPHGSRLANGSANGQRYMQTNGHNVVLVRRVRRKDEGLWKPLARWFVEHQVGLSLNLLSLLVLAHACIPRARIHTRKFFHLSYFNEATGKYATGQDDLCLIAAFIVLFTGLRAGTMDYILAPFARLNGITNRKDMTRFSEQAWLLIYYMIFWPTGVYLYVNSPAWLNMKELWTDWPNREMGGLLKVYMLAQWAFWLQQIVVINIEDRRKDHWQMFSHHLITTALISSCYCYHHTRVGLFILVIMDVVDLFLPVAKCLKYCGYKTLCDLTFVLFMVSWFVARHVFYIMVCWSIYADTPVIMPTGCFAGPNDSLVGPMEAPAGFAYLIEPFFSSTGRVCYNETVKWAFLTPLLLLQGITIFWFTMIIRVAIKVVRGDGAEDSRSDDEYEENEDEEELIYEEIQPLEQEVGVEDLDLKSWERRNGLKKQASASGVSLPGHSDRKELLGRIGCEKQVE comes from the exons ATGGGCGACTCAAATGGCCTTGCGACCAAGGCTGCTGGCGAGAAACCGGCCGCCAGCTCCTCTACAGCTCCCCACGGCTCTCGACTCGCCAACGGTTCCGCGAACGGGCAACGGTATATGCAGACCAATGGCCACAATGTTGTTCTCGTCCGTCGGGTGAGGCGCAAGGATGAAGGGCTCTGGAAGCCTCTCGCTCGCTGGTTCGTTGAGCACCAAGTCG GCCTGTCGCTCAacctgctctctcttcttgtccttgcccACGCCTGTATCCCCAGAGCTAGAATACACACGAGAAAGTTCTTCCACCTCTCTTATTTCAATGAAGCGACTGGCAAGTATGCCACCGGACAGGATGATCTCTGCTTGATTGCCGCTTTCATTGTTCTTTTTACTGGTCTCCGAGCTGGCACCATGGATTATATTCTGGCGCCCTTTGCTAGACTCAATGGCATCACCAACCGAAAAGACATGACCCGGTTTAGCGAACAGGCCTGGCTGCTGATTTACTACATGATCTTTTGGCCTACCGGAGTG TATCTGTATGTCAACTCTCCCGCCTGGCTGAACATGAAAGAGCTATGGACCGACTGGCCGAATCGCGAAATGGGCGGCCTCCTGAAGGTCTATATGCTTGCTCAGTGGGCATtctggctgcagcaaatTGTTGTCATCAACATTGAGGATCGCCGCAAGGACCACTGGCAAATGTTTAGCCACCACCTTATCACGACGGCCCTGATTTCGTCTTGCTACTGCTACCACCACACCCGTGTTGGACTGTTCATCCTGGTCATCATGGATGTGGTGGATCTCTTCCTTCCT GTCGCCAAATGTCTGAAATACTGCGGATACAAGACGCTATGCGACTTGACTTTTGTTCTCTTCATGGTATCATGGTTCGTTGCTCGACATGTCTTTTATATCATGGTGTGCTGGTCCATCTACGCCGATACTCCTGTAATTATGCCTACTGGATGCTTTGCTGGACCGAATGACTCTTTGGTTGGACCTATGGAAGCCCCTGCCGGCTTTGCTTACCTGATTGAGCCATTCTTCAGCTCGACCGGGCGTGTTTGCTACAACGAAACGGTTAAATGGGCCTTCCTCacgcctctcctcctcctccagggCATTACGATTTTCTGGTTTACCATGATTATCCGGGTTGCCATCAAGGTCGTACGCGGAGATGGTGCGGAAGATTCTCGAAGTGACGACGAGTATGAAGAgaacgaagacgaagaggagctcATCTACGAGGAAATCCAGCCGCTCGAGCAAGAGGTGGGCGTGGAAGACCTGGATCTGAAGAGCTGGGAGCGACGCAACGGGCTTAAGAAGCAGGCTTCTGCTAGCGGAGTTAGCTTACCGGGACACAGCGATCGCAAGGAACTCCTTGGCCGTATTGGCTGTGAGAAACAGGTGGAATGA
- a CDS encoding uncharacterized protein (EggNog:ENOG41), producing MGAEVPNPAIVETQAVPQPVRDPQGSFVVKFIHPVYSESYNCFLSLPKTDFQISQGSGEITFGVPHYTARIACGILTGNHFYHGYFSLDRKEAYNTSLGPENLLTEDKYYFIIPGCNFYPMVASSKTGYFLTIV from the exons ATGGGTGCAGAAGTCCCTAACCCAGCGATCGTGGAGACACAGGCTGTTCCTCAGCCTGTACGTGATCCTCAGGGGAGCTTTGTCGTCAAATTCATTCACCCTGTCTATTCAGAATCGTACAATTGCTTTCTATCTCTCCCAAAAACCGACTTTCAAATATCTCAGGGCTCTGGTGAAATCACCTTTGGAGTGCCTCATTACACAGCTCGCATAGCCTGTGGGATTCTGACTGGCAATCATTTTTATCACGGTTACTTCTCCCTCGACCGGAAAGAGGCCTATAATACCAGCTTGGGACCAGAGAATCTTCTGACAGAGGacaaatattactttatcaTTCCAGGATGCA ATTTTTATCCCATGGTGGCATCTTCCAAGACTGGATATTTCCTCACGATTGTTTGA
- a CDS encoding uncharacterized protein (EggNog:ENOG41), with the protein MNVRPPIESSSPTAVLSVAFNKDSSCFSVGLESGICVFHTKSCLLKASRDFNAGIGLVRMMGTTNYLALVGGGKSPKFAMNKAIIWDDMKGKVALEISALSAIRGVQLSRDRIVVVLQNSVRVYSFAKPPELLHVYETADNVLGLCCLSDKKLAFPGRTTGQIQLVELGTGNVSIIPAHSSALKAIQLSADGELLASASETGTLIRVYSTSNCARLAELRRGIDPATIFSLAFSPSGSLLACTSDKSTLHIFDVPHPRRPSAHRSPQPGSAGADADVGKWGILSKIPLMPRMFSDVYSFASVPFEAGNESMIGGIPFTEGTVLGTTRPPKGVIGWISEDSLAVIGAGQDARWEKFTLVDGDDGKRHCVREGWKRYLGNS; encoded by the exons ATGAATGTACGACCGCCTATAGAGTCGTCCTCTCCCACGGCGGTTCTATCTGTGGCCTTCAACAAAGACTCCAGCTGTTTTTCCGTGGGTTTGGAATCAGGGATATGCG TCTTTCATACCAAATCATGTCTGCTCAAGGCATCCAGAG ACTTCAATGCCGGCATCGGCCTTGTACGGATGATGGGAACGACAAATTATCTCGCTCTTGTTGGCGGCGGTAAATCTCCAAAGTTCGCTATGAACAAG GCCATTATATGGGACGATATGAAAGGCAAAGTTGCGCTAGAAATCTCAGCTCTCAGTGCTATCCGCGGTGTCCAGCTGAGTAGAGatcgcatcgtcgtcgtcctccaGAATAGTGTGCGTGTCTACTCGTTCGCTAAACCTCCAGAGCTGCTTCACGTATACGAGACCGCCGATAACGTTCTCGGCCTGTGCTGTCTCTCAGATAAGAAGCTTGCCTTCCCAGGCCGCACAACGGGACAGATCCAGCTTGTAGAGCTTGGCACAGGCAATGTTAGCATCATTCCGGCTCACTCATCTGCTCTGAAAGCTATTCAGCTTAGCGCAGACGGAGAGTTACTAGCCAGCGCCAGTGAAACTGGAACTCTTATCCGTGTTTACTCAACGAGCAACTGCGCCCGGTTAGCGGAGCTTCGCAGAGGTATCGACCCGGCGACTATATTTTCTCTCGCCTTCTCGCCGTCTGGGTCATTACTTGCCTGCACGTCTGACAAATCTACACTTCACATCTTCGACGTACCCCATCCCCGGCGGCCGAGTGCTCATCGTAGCCCACAGCCTGGCAGTGCAGGAGCAGACGCAGATGTAGGAAAATGGGGCATTCTCAGTAAAATTCCACTCATGCCTCGAATGTTTTCCGATGTCTACTCTTTTGCTTCGGTGCCCTTCGAGGCCGGTAACGAGTCTATGATTGGCGGTATACCATTTACAGAGGGCACCGTATTGGGAACTACAAGGCCTCCCAAGGGAGTCATTGGGTGGATTAGCGAAGATAGCCTTGCGGTTATCGGCGCAGGCCAAGACGCAAGATGGGAGAAATTCACATTAGTTGATGGCGACGACGGAAAGCGGCATTGCGTCCGCGAAGGCTGGAAGCGATATCTAGGAAATTCATGA
- a CDS encoding uncharacterized protein (EggNog:ENOG41): MSIYTRTCSGPLLGRSSRTAVRAALRRRAAGLSSAAAGAATATATSTPGFDESLLQGRAEWQQPARLLGTEGLSIRTGPMEPALFTGTIPDHFASVVSRHGDRPAVIARSPTQSSSPLETTLTYHDLDLTSNRLASSLASLGVRKGDRVAVSLGNTAEFAALTYALFKLGAVLVPLNPSFNAQQVESALGHLGAEVLIIGAVTDLAYRPGKGRSNKALLEKIIGDVQRQDGDIQSESVPSLRRVIVVDNRASHDGSIVDDFKLEQYRALGSYRTLLEGSDRAVTPDSPLHALDTINIQFTSGTTSAPKAAQLSHTAILNNGAFIADRMGLDPSDRIVVPPPLFHCFGSVLGYMATATTGSAILFPSPAFDPIATVRMAAEHQATGLYGVSTMLVSVFEAMDHQANNLPVPQHLRKGIVAGSSVPESLMRRIYRRLGLEDLVICYGMTETAPVSCMTRPSDPFTQRTSSVGTPMPHTTVKIVDPLDRSRVLPLGERGELAASGYLVMKGYFGDPERTAQVRREESDGRTWMYSGDEAEMDGQGFVRITGRIKDLIIRGGENIHPLEVENCLFQLPGVQEVSVAGVPDERLGEAVAAFVIPSEGWTTADANSSSSGDNNNNNNGDEAAKRLTKENVRQWVRTNLSSHLVPKYVFWVTDYPKTASGKIQKFKLQDMAKEMLEEGL, from the exons ATGTCCATCTACACTCGGACCTGCTCTGGCCCTCTCCTTGGCCGGAGCTCCAGAACCGCAGTGCGAGCTgcgttgagaagaagagctgctggcttgagctcggcagcagcaggggcGGCGACAGCGACAGCGACGAGCACGCCCGGGTTTGATGAGAGTTTGCTGCAGGGCCGAGCAGAGTGGCAGCAGCCGGCGCGGCTTCTGGGCACTGAGGGGTTGAGTATACGGACGGGACCGATGGAG CCCGCTCTCTTCACAGGCACCATCCCCGACCACTTCGCCTCCGTCGTCTCCCGCCACGGCGACCGTCCCGCCGTCATCGCCCGCTCACCAACTCAGTCTTCTTCCCCCCTCGAGACAACCCTCACCTACCATGACCTCGACCTCACCTCCAACCGCCTCGCCTCCTCTCTCGCCTCGCTCGGCGTCCGCAAAGGCGACCGCGTGGCCGTCTCCCTCGGCAACACGGCCGAGTTCGCCGCCCTGACCTACGCGCTCTTCAAGCTCGGCGCCGTGCTGGTGCCCCTGAACCCGAGCTTCAACGCCCAGCAGGTCGAGTCCGCGCTGGGCCACCTCGGCGCAGAGgtcctcatcatcggcgCCGTCACCGATCTGGCCTACCGGCCTGGGAAAGGGCGCAGCAACAAGGCCCTGCTGGAGAAGATCATCGGCGACGTCCAGCGCCAGGATGGCGACATCCAGAGCGAGTCTGTGCCCTCGCTGAGACGGGTCATCGTGGTGGACAACCGCGCCAGCCACGACGGCAGCATCGTCGACGACTTCAAGCTCGAGCAGTACCGCGCGCTCGGCTCGTACAGGACGCTCCTCGAGGGCTCGGACCGCGCCGTCACGCCAGACTCGCCCCTGCATGCGCTGGACACCATCAACATCCAGTTCACGTCCGGCACCACCTCTGCCCCCAAGGCGGCGCAGCTCTCGCACACCGCCATCCTCAACAACGGCGCCTTCATCGCCGACCGCATGGGCCTGGACCCTTCGGACCGCATCGTCGTGCCGCCCCCCTTGTTCCACTGCTTCGGCTCCGTGCTCGGCTACATGGCCACGGCCACGACCGGCTCGGCCATCCTGTTCCCCTCGCCGGCCTTTGATCCCATCGCCACCGTGCGCATGGCCGCCGAGCACCAGGCCACGGGCCTCTACGGCGTCAGCACCATGCTCGTCTCCGTCTTCGAGGCCATGGACCACCAGGCCAACAACCTGCCCGTGCCGCAGCACCTGCGCAAGGGCATCGTCGCCGGCAGCAGCGTGCCCGAGTCGCTGATGCGCAGAATCTACCGCCGCCTCGGCCTGGAGGACCTGGTCATCTGCTATGGCATGACCGAGACCGCGCCCGTCAGCTGCATGACCCGGCCGTCGGACCCCTTTACGCAGCGCACCTCGTCCGTCGGCACGCCCATGCCGCACACCACCGTCAAGATTGTCGACCCGCTCGACCGCAGCAGGGTCCTCCCGCTGGGCGAGCGCGGCGAGCTCGCCGCCTCGGGCTACCTCGTCATGAAGGGCTACTTTGGCGACCCGGAGCGCACCGCCCAGGTGAGGCGCGAGGAAAGCGACGGCCGCACGTGGATGTACTCTGGCGACGAGGCCGAGATGGACGGCCAGGGCTTCGTGCGCATCACGGGCCGCATCAAGGACCTCATCATCCGCGGCGGCGAGAACATCCACCCGCTCGAGGTCGAGAACTGCCTGTTCCAGCTGCCCGGCGTGCAAGAGGTCAGCGTGGCGGGCGTGCCGGACGAGAGGCTGGGCGAGGCTGTCGCGGCCTTTGTCATCCCCAGCGAGGGCTGGACGACGGCCGATGcgaatagcagcagcagcggcgacaacaacaacaacaacaacggtgacgaggctgccaagagGCTGACAAAGGAGAATGTGCGGCAGTGGGTGCGCACCAACTTGTCAAGCCATCTTGTGCCAAAGTATGTCTTTTGGGTGACGGACTATCCCAAGACGGCGAGCGGCAAGATTCAGAAGTTTAAGCTGCAGGATATGGCCAAGGAGATGCTTGAGGAGGGGctatga
- a CDS encoding uncharacterized protein (BUSCO:EOG092D4HIU) encodes MNQIRAIQALNKKEIENGISPDASWHVDYRDTAFVYFGGLPYELSEGDIITIFSQFGEPVFLKLVRDKETGKSKGFGWLKYEDQRSTDLAVDNLGGAEIGGRLLRVDHARYQARDDEDQDEYKIGWEDVQRREGKPVSDDEMSEEEVQRPMLPEERELALLMRDHDDDDPMKGFLIDEKKKEVEEARRRADRKEKSDRHRHHRSHRSRREKVDDSRHERSRRDEGSEKEKRLPEGESRRERYRDESRERHRRHRDTSRGNSQERQRRREKKSEDRRSHRRDDDRRDDDRDRRRKRREDDSEGHRRNRSRSPRRRQD; translated from the exons ATGAATCAGATACGCGCCATTCAGGCGCTTAACAAAAAAGAGATTGAAAATGGAAT TTCACCAGACGCGTCATGGCATGTAGATTATCGCGACACAGCCTTCGTCTACTTTGGCGGCCTCCCATATGAACTTTCAGAAGGCGATATAATCACAATATTCTCGCAATTCGGTGAACCGGTATTCCTGAAACTCGTGCGCGACAAGGAAACGGGAAAATCCAAGGGTTTCGGCTGGCTGAAATACGAAGACCAAAGAAGCACCGATCTGGCAGTGGACAATCTAGGCGGCGCTGAGATTGGCGGTCGGCTATTACGAGTCGACCACGCTCGATACCAAGCACGAGACGACGAAGACCAAGATGAATACAAGATCGGTTGGGAAGATGTCCAACGCAGAGAGGGCAAGCCTGTATCCGATGACGAGATGAGCGAAGAGGAAGTCCAGAGACCAATGCTACCAGAGGAGAGGGAGCTGGCTCTGCTAATGCGAGatcacgacgacgacgacccTATGAAAGGCTTCTTAattgacgagaagaagaaggaggtggAAGAAGCTCGGCGGAGAGCTGATAGGAAAGAGAAATCAGACAGGCACAGACATCACAGATCCCACAGatcaagaagagagaaagtaGATGATAGCCGACATGAGAGATCTCGGAGAGACGAGGGatcagagaaagaaaaaagactcCCAGAGGGTGAATCACGACGAGAAAGATATCGAGATGAGTCGAGAGAGCGCCATAGACGACACAGAGATACATCTCGGGGAAATTCACAAGAGCGACAAAGACGACGGGAAAAGAAATCTGAGGATAGGAGGTCACATAGAAGAGATGATGACAGAAGAGATGATGACCGGGATAGACgtaggaaaagaagagaagacgacaGTGAGGGGCATAGGAGAAATAGAAGCCGATCTCCTCGGCGTCGTCAAGATTAG
- a CDS encoding uncharacterized protein (EggNog:ENOG41) — protein MGMQYVMNFLSTSAEEIWPKYHGSVALQLSEDSRPNLFARFAWATFTRANPWIGVGEYRTVFGRYQHLATKRLGYGRYKIKGTCENLQENGESKQMHERSE, from the coding sequence ATGGGTATGCAATATGTGATGAATTTTCTCTCGACAAGCGCTGAGGAAATCTGGCCGAAATACCACGGCAGTGTTGCCCTCCAGCTCTCTGAAGATTCAAGACCGAATCTATTTGCACGATTTGCCTGGGCCACTTTTACCCGTGCAAACCCGTGGATCGGCGTTGGCGAATACCGTACGGTCTTTGGAAGATATCAGCATCTAGCCACAAAGAGGCTGGGCTACGGAAGATATAAGATCAAGGGCACTTGTGAAAACTTGCAAGAGAATGGAGAGTCAAAGCAAATGCACGAACGCAGCGAATGA
- a CDS encoding uncharacterized protein (BUSCO:EOG092D32P7~TransMembrane:7 (i76-97o109-127i136-157o163-181i193-213o219-238i250-271o)) produces MASTAKYQPAAQQEPDDDYTHAPPAYGTAAESSSAHDPGLFAQPRSSDDNIPDDFKFGGSVAEATVDIRNQFVRKVYSILTVQLIATAALGSVSFFSDAYKNWIQSHPGLVWASLFGAMIFMGLTYWKRKSYPTNLLFLSLFTLTEAYSISVIVSFYNTRIVLSATIITAGIFVFLTAFASQSKYDFTSWMPYLFGALWGLVIFGFMAMFFPYSSTGELIYGGLAALIFSGYILVDTQMIMRHHHVEEEIAAAISLYLDIINLFLAILRILNSQSNN; encoded by the exons ATGGCGTCCACCGCGAAATACCAGCCCGCCGCCCAGCAGGAGCCCGACGACGACTACACCCACGCACCGCCCGCGTACGGCACCGCAGCTGAGTCGTCGTCGGCGCACGATCCTGGCTTGTTTGCCCAGCCGCGCAGCAGCGATGACAACATCCCCGACGACTTCAAG TTTGGAGGCTCTGTCGCTGAAGCCACAGTCGATATCCGCAACCAATTCGTCCGCAAGGTCTACAGCATTCTCACCGTCCAGCTCATCGCTACCGCAGCCCTGGGTTCcgtcagcttcttcagcgaTGCATACAAGAACTGGATCCAAAGCCACCCGGGCCTTGTCTGGGCATCG CTCTTCGGCGCCATGATCTTCATGGGTCTCACCTACTGGAAGCGCAAGTCCTACCCGAccaatctcctcttcctctccctcttcaccCTCACCGAAGCCTACTCAATCTCCGTCATCGTCTCGTTCTACAACACCCGAATCGTCCTCAGCGCAACCATCATCACCGCcggcatcttcgtcttcctcacGGCTTTCGCCAGCCAGTCCAAGTACGACTTCACATCATGGATGCCCTACCTCTTCGGAGCCCTCTGgggcctcgtcatcttcggctTCATGGCCATGTTCTTCCCTTACAGCTCCACCGGCGAGCTCATCTACGGCGGACTCGCAGccctcatcttcagcggcTACATCCTCGTCGATACGCAGATGATTATGCGCCACCACCACgttgaggaggagattgccgccgccatcaGCCTGTACCTAGATATCATCAACCTGTTCCTCGCCATTCTGCGTATTCTCAACAGCCAGTCTAACAACTAA